The Saccharomonospora cyanea NA-134 genome includes a region encoding these proteins:
- a CDS encoding isoprenyl transferase, with the protein MSLRSFLSRVVYTVYSWRLKQQAAGRHPRHIGIILDGNRRWAREAGFTDVNGGHRVGARKIADFLSWCREANVEVVTLWLLSTDNVRSRSNEEVAALLEIIPDVVDELAKPGNSWRLSIVGALDMLPTDVAARLTAAAQRTDGRTGMMVNVAVGYGGRQEIADAVRKLLRQYADEGRTIQELAKILDVDHISEHLYTSGQPDPDLIIRTSGEQRLSGFLLWQSAHSEFWFTEAYWPAFRRVDFLRALRDYAVRHRRYGA; encoded by the coding sequence GTGAGTCTTCGCTCGTTCCTCTCCCGCGTGGTCTACACGGTGTACTCGTGGCGGCTCAAGCAGCAGGCCGCCGGGCGGCACCCCCGCCACATCGGCATCATCCTCGACGGCAACCGCCGCTGGGCACGCGAGGCGGGCTTCACCGACGTCAACGGCGGTCACCGGGTGGGCGCGCGCAAGATCGCCGACTTCCTGAGCTGGTGTCGCGAGGCGAACGTCGAGGTCGTCACGCTGTGGTTGCTGTCGACGGACAACGTGCGCAGCCGGTCCAACGAGGAGGTCGCCGCGCTCCTGGAGATCATCCCGGACGTCGTCGACGAACTCGCCAAGCCGGGCAACTCGTGGCGGCTGTCGATCGTGGGAGCTCTGGACATGCTGCCCACCGACGTCGCGGCCAGGCTCACGGCCGCGGCGCAGCGCACCGACGGTCGCACGGGGATGATGGTCAACGTGGCCGTCGGTTACGGCGGGCGGCAGGAGATCGCCGACGCCGTGCGCAAGTTGCTGCGGCAGTACGCCGACGAGGGCAGGACCATTCAGGAACTCGCCAAGATCCTGGACGTCGACCACATCTCCGAACACCTGTACACGTCGGGTCAACCCGACCCCGACCTGATCATCCGGACGTCGGGGGAGCAGCGGCTGTCCGGGTTCCTGCTGTGGCAGTCGGCGCACTCGGAGTTCTGGTTCACCGAGGCGTACTGGCCCGCGTTCCGGCGTGTGGACTTCCTCCGGGCGCTGCGGGACTACGCGGTTCGCCACCGCCGGTACGGCGCGTGA
- the trhA gene encoding PAQR family membrane homeostasis protein TrhA has protein sequence MHDQSNTPLSDVVDTRPRLRGHIHFWSFFGAVAAGATLIALAASTVSGLAALATSVYGVTVLGVFGVSALYHRRLWSPRAYAWMKRADHSMIFLFIAGTYTPFTLLAMSQPTGYVVLGVVWGGAIAGVALKMLWPTAPRWLGVPIYVALGWVAVFVLPELARNAGVAALVLLLVGGVLYTLGSVFYATRWPNYWPETFGYHEFFHACTVAAAITHYIAIWLAMYA, from the coding sequence ATGCACGATCAGTCCAACACCCCGTTGTCCGATGTCGTGGACACGAGGCCCCGCCTGCGGGGTCACATCCACTTCTGGAGTTTCTTCGGTGCGGTCGCCGCGGGAGCGACTCTGATCGCCCTCGCCGCATCCACCGTGTCGGGCCTCGCCGCCCTGGCCACGTCGGTCTACGGCGTGACCGTGCTCGGCGTGTTCGGAGTGAGCGCGCTGTACCACCGGCGGCTCTGGAGTCCCCGCGCGTACGCCTGGATGAAGCGCGCCGACCACTCGATGATCTTTTTGTTCATCGCGGGAACGTACACGCCGTTCACGCTGCTGGCGATGTCGCAGCCGACCGGCTACGTCGTGCTCGGTGTGGTGTGGGGCGGCGCGATCGCGGGCGTCGCGCTGAAGATGCTGTGGCCCACCGCGCCGCGCTGGTTGGGCGTGCCCATCTATGTGGCACTCGGCTGGGTCGCCGTCTTCGTGTTGCCCGAACTGGCCCGCAACGCCGGAGTGGCGGCCCTGGTACTGCTGCTGGTCGGCGGCGTGCTCTACACGCTGGGCTCGGTGTTCTACGCGACCCGCTGGCCGAACTACTGGCCCGAGACCTTCGGCTACCACGAGTTCTTCCACGCCTGCACCGTGGCCGCGGCGATCACGCACTACATCGCGATCTGGCTGGCCATGTACGCCTAG
- a CDS encoding tyrosine-type recombinase/integrase: MPEQYRPAVWLASGLGLRSGEVFGFSLDDVDRDRNVVRVRRQVRLVENRPVFAPPKRGKTREVPIGAALLDDLDAYAERFPSTPVTLPWRHPSGEPVTVSLLMVNAEGGPVRRTTFRTSVWIPALKRAGIEAPTRADGMHALRHLYASVLLDAGESVKAVSEYLGHADPGFTLRVYTHLLPSSHERTRKAVDAFFGTVLDGLDGPDEDQAA, translated from the coding sequence ATGCCGGAGCAGTACCGCCCGGCCGTGTGGCTGGCTTCCGGGCTTGGGCTGCGCTCGGGGGAGGTGTTCGGATTCTCGCTCGACGACGTGGACCGGGACCGCAACGTGGTCCGTGTGCGGCGGCAGGTGCGGCTGGTGGAGAACCGGCCGGTGTTCGCGCCGCCGAAGCGGGGCAAGACGCGGGAGGTGCCGATCGGGGCGGCGCTGCTGGATGATCTCGACGCTTACGCGGAGCGGTTCCCGTCGACGCCGGTCACGCTGCCGTGGCGGCATCCCTCGGGTGAGCCGGTGACGGTGAGCCTGTTGATGGTCAACGCCGAGGGCGGGCCGGTGCGGCGGACGACGTTTCGCACGTCGGTGTGGATACCGGCGTTGAAGCGGGCGGGGATCGAGGCGCCGACGCGGGCGGACGGCATGCACGCGCTGCGGCACCTGTACGCCTCGGTGCTGCTGGACGCGGGCGAGTCGGTCAAGGCGGTCTCGGAGTACCTGGGCCACGCGGACCCCGGTTTCACGCTGCGGGTGTACACGCACCTGCTGCCGTCCAGCCACGAGCGGACCCGCAAGGCGGTGGACGCCTTCTTCGGGACGGTGCTCGATGGTCTGGACGGCCCGGACGAAGACCAGGCGGCGTGA
- a CDS encoding helix-turn-helix domain-containing protein, with amino-acid sequence MPVKTLYQWKWRGEGPPVRKIGRHLRYDPAKLRAWVEAADEAA; translated from the coding sequence ATTCCGGTCAAGACGCTCTATCAGTGGAAGTGGCGTGGTGAGGGGCCGCCGGTTCGCAAGATCGGCCGTCATCTCCGCTATGACCCGGCCAAACTCCGCGCCTGGGTCGAGGCGGCGGACGAGGCGGCGTGA
- a CDS encoding replication initiator, with protein sequence MTSVASFPGDVAGQTRAQRMRQPLTTEVITATAEKHGVCVRPFTMEVGDPDTGELRYVAVPCGSTVESVCGPCARKAKALRQTQCREGWHLDTEPDFTPEPPSAEQTQLLEYRADLVAAYRQALAEGAECDAEEVREEIRGVDEELRASGMRGRLPAVDPPAARPKKRSTKRRQDAPNLPRRRVENRTIGREYAGRFRPSMFVTLTLDTYGRVREDGTPVDPGSYDYRRAARDAVHFSALVDRWWQNLRRVVGWEVQYFATVEPQRRAAPHLHAAVRGSIPHEIVRQVTAATYHQVWWPAHDQPVYGGDHVPVWDAGRRVFVDPDTRQPLTGWDDAVEQVKEPAHVVTFGAQVHSKGILGGTEEAGRHIGYLTKYLTKATGEVVEASSYRQREHHDRLHAELSITPCSPRCAVWLLYGIQPLGASAKTVPGRCKGRAHRRSTLGLPGRRVLVSRKWSGKSLADHKADRKAFVRAMLASVGIEKPEQDTSRLVWRKLAPGDRNVPPRAHLLMRAIAERITWRAEYDRALLAAQGPPGGPETSATPQAA encoded by the coding sequence ATGACGTCCGTGGCCTCGTTCCCCGGTGACGTGGCCGGCCAGACGCGGGCGCAGCGGATGCGGCAACCGCTCACCACCGAGGTGATCACGGCGACGGCGGAGAAACATGGCGTGTGTGTGCGGCCGTTCACCATGGAAGTCGGCGATCCCGACACCGGTGAGTTGCGCTACGTCGCCGTGCCCTGTGGCTCCACGGTCGAGTCGGTGTGCGGGCCGTGTGCGCGCAAGGCGAAGGCGCTGCGGCAGACCCAGTGCCGCGAAGGCTGGCACCTGGACACGGAGCCTGATTTCACCCCTGAGCCACCCAGCGCCGAACAGACGCAACTCTTGGAGTACCGGGCGGATCTCGTGGCGGCCTATCGGCAGGCTCTTGCCGAGGGTGCGGAGTGTGACGCCGAGGAGGTCCGCGAGGAAATCCGCGGGGTGGATGAGGAGTTGCGAGCCTCCGGGATGCGGGGGCGGTTGCCCGCGGTGGACCCTCCGGCGGCGCGGCCGAAGAAGCGATCCACCAAACGCAGGCAGGACGCGCCCAACCTCCCGCGACGCCGAGTCGAGAACCGCACGATCGGCCGAGAGTATGCGGGGCGGTTTCGGCCCTCGATGTTTGTCACCCTCACCCTCGACACCTACGGGCGGGTGCGCGAGGACGGCACTCCGGTCGATCCCGGTAGCTACGACTATCGGCGGGCGGCGCGGGATGCGGTGCACTTCTCCGCCCTGGTGGATCGCTGGTGGCAGAACCTTCGCCGAGTGGTGGGATGGGAGGTGCAGTACTTCGCCACCGTCGAACCCCAGCGGCGGGCGGCTCCGCACCTGCATGCCGCTGTCCGGGGCTCGATCCCGCACGAGATCGTCCGGCAGGTCACGGCGGCCACGTATCACCAGGTGTGGTGGCCTGCCCATGACCAGCCTGTCTACGGCGGTGACCACGTGCCCGTGTGGGACGCGGGCAGGCGGGTGTTCGTGGACCCGGACACCCGGCAGCCACTCACCGGCTGGGATGACGCGGTGGAGCAGGTGAAGGAACCGGCGCATGTGGTGACCTTCGGGGCGCAGGTGCATTCGAAGGGCATTCTCGGAGGCACGGAGGAAGCCGGGCGGCACATCGGCTACCTGACGAAGTACCTCACCAAGGCCACCGGTGAAGTCGTCGAAGCGAGCAGTTACCGGCAGCGGGAGCATCACGATCGACTCCATGCCGAGTTGTCGATCACGCCGTGTTCGCCTCGGTGCGCGGTTTGGCTGCTCTACGGCATCCAACCCCTCGGTGCGAGCGCGAAAACCGTGCCGGGGCGGTGCAAGGGCCGCGCGCATCGGCGCTCCACCCTCGGCTTGCCTGGGCGGCGGGTGCTCGTCTCGCGCAAGTGGTCGGGCAAGTCTCTGGCCGATCATAAGGCGGATCGCAAGGCGTTCGTCCGCGCCATGCTCGCCTCGGTCGGCATCGAGAAACCCGAACAGGACACCTCGCGGCTGGTCTGGCGCAAGCTCGCTCCCGGCGATCGGAATGTTCCACCACGGGCGCACCTGCTGATGCGGGCGATCGCCGAACGCATCACCTGGCGGGCCGAATACGACCGGGCACTCCTTGCCGCGCAGGGCCCACCAGGCGGGCCGGAGACTTCGGCAACTCCGCAAGCAGCGTGA